TATGTAATCCTAAACAATATTATTCCCTTATAGAGTTTTGCCGTATCTGTTTTTAGTAGGATACTCTATATTcataattaatacattttcaatgaCTCGTGAATATTGAGACAATATATTGTAAGTTAAATTTAGATCAACAAATACCTTGATAACGCATTTCAAAAGGAGGCGTTCTCCGTTTGTTGCTCGCTATTAACCAGGCAATGTCAAGAGACAACATTTTTCTACATCATCAAATATTGAAAACTATATTTAGCCAACAATACTTATTTGGAAATGACCTTCTAAATCCAATCACTACAGCAATAATGTCAAAACTCATCGTCAATCAACAATTATTAACATGCTTTGATGGATGTATCCCGTTTTAGAACATGCAGACACGTGCACACAGCGCgctcacacacactcaatcatGACGATCAGCTAGCTATACACTATTGTTGAAATAACGTCCAATCTTAGTTGCATTCGATTTCAAAGTTGTGTGTTTAGTTTTAAAATAGCCTAGTGTTTCAACTTTAAAGAATTCAAATTATTTAGGTTAAAACAATGGATCATGCTAAAAAAATCACAATAAACTCTATAGAGATGTTGTAGAAATAAAGTGCACTTTAAAGTGAAcataaaaaaatcaaaaaaaatcaTAGCCTACTCTGTAAATAACGTTCCAGTTTTTTGTAAAGGCAACCAGTTAATAAGATTAACTTCCCAGATCAGCACATCTCATGTCAATTTAAAATCATAAAGAAACCAGAAACTGTTTAATGAAATAGCATGTTAAAAATTTAGGTCTTGTTGTTATCATAAAAGGAGGCACACGGAAATATGGAACAGAATGGTTTCTTATTTTTCCAGAATACATACAAAAAGATACCAATTCTCTTTCCATGGTATACACCTGGAAAATAACGGCTATTTTAAATGTGGACAATTTGGGATTTTAAGAAACAAACATGCATGTCAATTATTTTCTTTTCAATGAAACATTAAATAAGAACAATACAATCATATCAATTTCAAATGAACATCGAAATGAAAACCTCTATTTTATTAGTATTCTACCATGTGTGTTTTCATTTTACCTATAGAGATCAGTTTAAACATAATGCACTTCGAGTCTCTCAAATATCTTCAATTTGTAGCTATTATCGTCCGCTTTCAGTCgacataaataaatacagtcCACGGATCCTGTCCATAGGTGGAGCGTTGATATAAAAGTCTTTATATTTGCATTTTATAATTATAAACTTTTCAAAAGTCAAGTGTGTTTCACTGGTATCCCAGCGCCGATGCTGTGGTGAGTCTCTGGCCGTACAGTGCATATGGGGAGTAGTATGGCCCGGTAGCTGCGGGGACGGGAACAGGGGCTCCGGTAGGCAGGGGGCTCTTGGAGTACGGATGGTAACGGCTGCTTAGTCCCAACGCGTGATGCGGACTCCTCAGGGTCAGTGTCCCGGGGCTTCCAGGGCCTCCTGACTGCGGCATGTGCATGTGGCACGCCATAGCGGCAGCCGCAGCACTAGCTAAAGATGAGGAACTAGGGTAACCCGATATCAACTTTTCCGCCCCAGTGAAGGCGGTGTGCGTCCGCAGGTGGATCAGCAGCTCCTCGGAAGAGGAGAAACGCTTGTCGCAGGGTCCGTTCGCCGACACCCAGTTACATACGTGAGGAAGGGGGTCGTTGGGTAGCATGAAACCATAGGGGTACAAAGGGTGTCCACTGAACGACTGCGGAGAGGAGTGCATGCCGTGCAAAAGGTGTGTCGGGTACATGTGGTGGTACCCGGATTTCATCGCGTTGTCGTGGCACTGCTGTGAGGCACTGGCAGCGCCCGCTAAGTGGCTGGCACAATGGTAACTTAAGCAGTAAGGGTCTCTACACAGGCTGGCTGACATGATGGAGGGTGGAGAGGCCCCAGCCAGCGGGCTGGATCCGGCCTTACTGCAGCCCATACTGGCCAGCTGTGCGTTAACCAGGCTGCCGCCGTGGGGGAGGTAGTGTTGGGGATAACCTGCGTAGGCCCCTAAACTCCCGGGGTAGTGCATGCCAGCAGGCGGCAGGGGGAAAACTGTCTGACCAGGTTTGTAAGGAGAGACTGGGGCTACAAGTCCTGACCCCAGTACGGAAGCTGAGGAAACGGGGGTTATGGAGGACGATTCCGAAGACAGGGCTTTGGACCCGGGCGTCTCCTGGTGCTGGTTCACCTCCACGTTAATTCCACCGCAACTCACGCTTATCCTGCTGTGGCTGTTAGTGGTTCCAGATCCGTCCGTTGTGCCATTTTTATTACAATCTGAATCTTTCTTGTCCTCCCTGTCTCCACACTTCCCCTCAGACGGCATGGGAGAGGCAGAAGTGCTGGAGTTGGGGCTGCCTGTCCGTGGCGTGAACGGCTGACAGGTGGCGCTCGGTACTCGGAAACCAGTCTTCTCTCCACTCGATACGCCAGAGGACGAGTCCTTCTTATCGGACGGTTTCGAATAGGGTTTGAAGCTAGATTTGTCATCCCCACCGATGTCGCTCATTTTTAATGGACCGGATTTGGATTCCTTGTCACTAGATCCATTTGATGTAACCGAGGAGAGTTTGGAAGAGGGAGGGGGGTCCGGTTTACCGATTTGAGAGCATGTCTGCGCCAGCAGTGCCAACGGACTCTTCTTGGCATCTAGCTGTAGAGAAAACAACAAGACCGATATTTACAAATTGAATAgtgaaaaaatataaaaacagtCAAACAATAGAGGACGTTTGGTCGAAATGCATCCAGCAACGGAATGTCCGAGCCCTTCTCCGCCGCCACCCCCAAAATAAAAGAGTAGTGCGCAATGCGCAGCTTTTACGCGAGAGAATAGCCGAGCTCTAAGAGAAGGATGAACATTTCCTACAtttataaaacatgtattttaccAATGATCTCTATAATATAATAGCCCACATCTACACTTCGATATAATACATCGTTATTTATATGCTGTTTCCTGTGCTACATTCCGGGATAACCGTTTCTATTCGTAATggttacaaaacaaaaacattaaaCTTTTACTTATTAATcctgctgtttaaaaaaaatcttaccTCAATAGGGCTAATCGGGGTAGATGGTAACGGTTGAAGATACTCTGGGTGCAAAATGTGTCCTGATCGTGCCGTAAGCATTCTCAAAACCTTGATGGGGACTCGCTTAGCTTGCCGTAGATGGTCGGACGGGGGAACGGAATGAAGAAAAGGCTTGTTGATGTTATTCCGAGAGTCGATGCTCTCCCAGATTAGATGAGTATTACTATTGCTCAGAGCAGATACCGAGGGCGATGTGATCATGTCCTAATTCTCACGAAATTAGTTGGTAATGCATTTATCAGATTCATCAAGAAAGGCGAAAAGCAATTACAACCTCTCTAGAAAATCAGGAGAGAAAAAAGTGGTGGTATTGCGTGTAATAATCCGTATAGTGAGAGGAAAATAAGAAGGTGCGGCTGGTAAGCAGGAAGAAGATACAGGAGAGTGATTGCGATGTTATCGCGGATCCGAAGCTGCGTCTTGCATCATAGGCATAGCGCGTTCTGTGTCTCCCAGCAGGTCCGCTCTCTATACTCCCAAAGTACGAACTGGTAGAAATGCTCACTTCAAAAGCATCTGAATTAGTCCGAGATTAAAGCCTTTGCCGCCTTCCAATCAAATGGGACCCTGAGGTGATTGGAGGGTCAAGGGGATGTGACGTTCTCCTCTATTTTTACAGCGCGGGGGAGGAGATAGGGAGGAATAGTTGGGTTGTTGTGCGCGCTCTCACCATCCTCGAGGCAGGACAGGGCAAGGCTTGTTTTGATTTTTCAGCGTCTGAAAAAGTACTGTATATAGACGCAAGTGAAGGTATTTGGCAAATGAATAGGTTGGCGATGTGGTAATGGTTATTACTGGAAGACATAAGATACATGATATTTAGGAGATGGGAAATGTactaataaaaataaattaaatcgTTATTAATTTGTTTTCTAATGACTAATGCACTAATAAGCATTGTTTTTGGCACTTTTGGCCTATTGAATCTTGAATCTTAACACAAGCCTGTATCTTAGTCTACACCTACATTTTCCATTGTAAATTATATCCCACAACCAGAAGATCAACCACTTCAACTCGATTCAGACAAGCGTTGACAGGAACAGACCAATGCagtgatggagggatgagaaTGTCACATGTTTTCAGTAGCCTATAATATACACCGCACTTCTATGTCTATCTCCACCCCTCCATCAACTGTCAATTCTGCTCCACCGCAATCAATCAGTTATTTGTCAGGGGCTGTCAATCCGGCCTTGATTTGACAGCTATTGTAGCGGATTACATGCGAGCATAGTTGCATGGGGAAAAGGGGCcatatggaaagagagagaggcatctGAGAAAAGAGACTTAATTTGGACGAAATCAATCTTTCTCGTGTTAAATTAAATGTGTATATACGCATCGACAATATGCTGACTGCAAAGCGCTATGCATCTTTTTCAGATTTATTCATAAGTGTCCATGGAATTTAAGACGGTATTTGAAAATTAATAAGGATATTGACTTGGCTAAACTAACCACATTTTACAAGGTTCTCCTCAAACACAGCGACCGAAGGCACATCTCGGTCGCAGATTCACTTGGATGTATGCCTTGTTCACGTGCTAGTCTGAACTAAGAAACTCGGACATTTCCGACTTGCTAACTGTTGTAGTTAATTGTACAGGTGCCGCGTTCAAACTAGTTAGCAAGTCGGACATTTCCGAGTTTCCTAGTTCAGACTAGCACATGAACGCGGCATAAATTAAGCATTTTCAACGTTTTCCCTCCCTGTCAAATACTTCAAAACGAGGAATGTATCCCAAAATCTGATgttatttaattttatttaactaggcaagtcagttaagaacaaattcttatttccaatgacggcctCGGAACAGTGTGGTTATTAAcagcattgttcaggggcagaacgacagatttttaccttgtcagctctgagatacgatctaacaacctttcggttactggcccaacgctctaaccactacgctACCTGTCAGAAATAGTTCAAAGTCGAACAGAGTCTACTATTATATTTTTGTAATGTTCATGTTCCTGCGTAAGGACATTACATGGTAATGGACTTACCTACGTTTAGCCTAGATAGGGGAAAAGGTATggctaaaatcacatttaaatgtaataatgtgAATTGCTTGAAATGTGACCAGAAGTGTTTTTAAATGGCAATCTAGCAGTGTTGCTTAGTAGGCTATAGGGGAGCATTTAACATTATTTTGAATAGCCAATATGAACAACACAGTTATTAGTGGAAGGCAAAGTTCCCCATAACAAAGTCACTCCGAGCAGTCAGCGGCTATCCAACACCCGTCAACATGTAAGTTTCACATTACTGAGTGAAACATAATGTTCTGGATTCTCAGCAAAGGCGAACAATAACCACTTTCCCTCACAGATCCAAACGTACTTCTTCTATACGTATCGTAAAAAACCCGTCATTCGCCTCTGTTATCTCcccaacaacaatgacaaataaaaGGGAACAAAAAAACTAGTCCAGACATTTTATATTGATGTCAACTCGATTTTATTTACATACAatgaaaattatttatttaatttaagaGGGAGAAAAGAAGGGTGACTGAAAGATAAATAAAAGGGAAATGGTGTGTCAGAGTGCTGAGTAAATAAGTTTAAAATGCCTTGAACTATTCACCGCTGAGATGGCTAATCAGTATTGAGGCTCAGGGGAATCGGGCAGCCTTTCAATGCGGGTCTCTTTTCATCTCAATCGGGATAGAGGCGCTCAATTAAAAGCCTATCAGTTTATAAGTAAATCAACGCCTATCAAAGTTGTCACTTCAAACAAAACGATTATTATTGTAACCCGCCTCCGCTATTAATCTCTCTCTACGGTAATCGGTTTGACAGGTCATCTTGGAGAGCAAGAAAACCTGGAGTGGACAATCACAGGGGGGCAGAAAAACAGCTggaaatgtaaatatatttattttaggCCTTCAAAGAATTTTGTTAAAATGACCGGCATTTCGGAAAACTATGGATATATATTTGAAGTTATATTTTATAAAAAATTTAACCAGAGTGTAAAATATGTAATTGATAGTTTAACCATATGGGAATTATAGACAGAATATGACGTAAATTATTTTACTTTGTAGGCTACTCAAGTGTCACTACATGTCAACATTGGCCTAAAGGCCTATTCACATGAAACTCAACTTCTTGCAGCCTATTGAAGCCTTACCATATAATGAATGTTCTTATCGCAGAAGCAAACACTGCTATAGTCATAAACTGCTATCAATGTTGTATATTTTGAGCCCTTGAATAAAGGAAATATCTAAAATGAATTTACATTGTAGCCTAATGTTTTTTAtcagattttttatttacattttaagcCATACATATATTTTCTGTTAATTGTTCACTAAAGTTAATTGTAACGTACTGGCCGCCTCCTCGTTTTATTTTCAAACCATACTGAATGCAATTTGTGAATACCTTCCTCATTACTCGGTGTGCACAAAACTGCATTAAATCCATTACAGACAAATTACAACATAAATCAATTAAATTACGTTGTGACATTTATTTTTGGGGGACTTACAAAGTTGAAACATAACTAAGTGTCTTACAAATACAATTTTCCCGTGGCCCTTAAATGCTGTGGACTTTGAAGTACAAGAAGAAGGAGAAAACGGCCTAATAATCAAAATGTTGTCTGTCTGGCAGAACAGGAAGAGAACGTTTCACAATATGCAAAGATATATGATTGATAAACGTCAGTCGAACTGTTTTCTGTAAGGGCTGTGAGCCCGTGACAAAATACGTGAGTTATTATGGCAAAGGGCAACCATAAATTCCCAGTGTCAGGCGAAACCCCTCTTTATTGTCGGTTTGACGAATGAGGTTCTACACCAGATTCCAAATACTCGATATTTCCGTTAAATGGAAACACATTTTTCCCTGCCATAATTCATGATATTTAAATAGAAAGTTTTAAAAGTGCCCATATACTTCATAACGACGACATGTTTATGAATCACTCCCTATATGTAAATATAATTATTTACAGCAGCACGAGAGTAGCTTGGGCTGTCAGTTCTGCTCTAGGCTATATGCCTCCTTAGCAGAGGGTTGCAGCGAAGGCAACATTTAATATATTACGTTACGTTTAGAATTTAGATTTTCATTCCCCTATATAGGGAGTATTGGAATGATGCTAATTACATAGCCTACTTTTATAACgtaaaatacattttcaatgACGCACAGTGAGTTTGTCGCCGACTATATTaaatacgttttttgttttgttttgcaaTATGACTTACATACTTTTCTGTCGTAATCAAGCGAATAGGCTCTCGCatccattattttatttttgcatccAAAGAGTTTGCTGAAAGAGTAGCCTATGGACAACTCCAAAGCGATATTTTATCATAGCTTCTCAGTCAATGGAACTAGAAAAATAGCCTATATTATCTTCCAGTTAAAAGCATGCACGGTGGAGAACAAACGTAGGGAACACATTTTTATCAGAGGTAAAAGGTGAAAAAGGGCGCATAGAACCACGTTAAAAGACTTACAACAAAATATTCCGAAGTGAAACGACAGATCTGTGAAAACACTGCGCAAACGTAATCCTTTGTTTACTAATGTTGCATTGCAAAGATCACACGATACATTTATCAGTTACATTGTTACAATATTATATTGTGGGACATAGGTGGCTACAAATACGACTGGAGCATGCGTGTTTTCCAGCAGCGGAGCCTCGAGAGCTCGAGGTGGGCAGAGCAGAAAGAGGATTTTTCGCGTCAGGGAGGATCTAAAATGACGTCACTAACATTCCCTCTGAATAACCAACATATATAGGTCGGGTCCACCTTTGCAGGGGTTGTGTTATTACAAGGCACAATAACACATTTTTTATGAGTTCAACTAGTATTTAGGAGCCATTTTGGCTTATTTATGTAGTCATGTGTTGTGTGTTTATCTTGTCTATCTAGGGTCATTTTAACTTGCTTTGTACACTAGAAGCACTCTCACCCGGGGTCCAGGTCACTAGTCACATGGCTGGTGTACACAGGTGATGAGAAGTAATAGcacaggtgagaggagagagcatgCGGTTCTTACCATCATACTAGAAAAGTATTGCATCCAAAGTTTCTCTTTTTTAATTTATCTTCAATATCACCCAAAAACAAGATCTACTGTGGAAAGCAGGGTTGAGATCAATTCTGAATTGAGTTGCGCATTGCTCtcaattccaattcaattctGGAATTTGAATTGGCCATACCCCACAGGAAACAGAATTTGAATATAATTTAAATTAAAGGAAGTAGAATGTAATtaaatcagagaggaagaggtaaaGCAAGAGATTTTACTCTGCCCAAAATCTGCCACGAAAATAACCCCACGAAGTGAGGAATTTTTGTATGACGATCAATTAGTGTCAAATTTGgccaacaaaaaaatgtaatagctAACTTGCTatgtgaggtttatttgatctaatagaagCTTCGTAATTAGGGTGTTATGAATCCACTGATATAAGTAGCATTTTGgaaactgaaaaaaaaaaaaaaaactttatatcAGGAGTTGTGCCTGTAAATaggactcatcatggatataaccTGTTGTAGCATGgccattgccattgagggcttccactatTTTAAAGTAGTCATCTGGGTGGGGATTCCCATGAGTTGGGAGCAATCTAGCAATGAAGAACAAGAAAATTGCCTACTTAAAAAAACatggagatagcctcaatggtgctggccatgctgtcacagacgttATGATGGCACAGGCTGCGGCCCAAACatttaaaagacacaccctatcccctcagcaATACAATTAAGTGGACACTTATGATGACATCTGAcaagtatacacttgcagggcaaggggcgagAGAGGAAGGAATAATCTTTAAAAAATTGATCATCCTTGGCCGGAAATTCGTCACTCGTTCATCCTGcaatgattgtgttttcagctaccggtagcttgtgggtgctttatatgcccTACAGTCAATTATcagtgcatgtctacttatattaaatatatcATTATTAATATATGCCTACTGTATGACAGCtgacgttagttagctaattaattagctaactaacgtcaGTCTGCCTAGGTGGAACTTCTGAAAATGTTTTagttctacaatttccaaaagataaacaaacaaaaacatatttacgAGACGTGTTCGTAGCACAATTTCGAATTAATTTACATTCGTTTtgacttacacttgtatgttgacttctccattgaaGTTGTTTTGAAATTTTCGCTGACTTTTCTTACCGGATGTACAATCGTCGtaaattgaattatggggagtttcaggccccggcgtgaacataattgtacactcgtaAAGCCTACTAAAAAAGAGGcctgaggggcttacgttgcaaacttcccttgcttggctaatcatttggaccgccCTCCAAGATGGCGATGGGGATTCtcccaagggcataaggcgagggtaagtggacaagggtgtgtcttttaagtgtttggaccgcagccacagatacaaagatgagtcctctacaAATCTCTATTGACTGTTTACatgcgtatctgccctctcattgccCTTCCCACTAAAGCCCTACCTGATGAGGCCATATGCCGGGCACAACATCAGCTAAATCTTCAACTATCGTCTCTGTCAAGCTAGAATGACAGTGGAGAAGGCATTCAGAATTCTTGCAGCCAGATGGAGGATTCTCTACAAGAAAATCGACCTACTGCCAAGCAAGTTTGACACCCTagtgaacggtagtgtatatgttgACCTATTTTCAGCTCAAGAGGCAACCTCAGTCTTGAAAATGCTGATTCACCTCCGCTACAACCTATGGAGCCTGATGACGCTGAGGACGACGTGGTGTCCCCGAGCCATGACCCTGTGCTACAGATGCCTGAACAACAGTCAAGACCAACCACTACAGACACGGCTCAAGACTGGCAGCcaagaaaaagaacacagaaggTCAACTGTCAAGATGTGGATGAAAAGCTGCTTGCATTTGTCAGGAGGCCAATCCCTTCTGCTGCTACCTCTGAGGATGAGAAAATAGGAAGAAACAAGGGACGTCTGAAAGTGAAACTACTATCATTGATTGTAAACTGGGATGACCTGTATGCAACACCTATACCACCACCACAATGGCTCTTTGATGCTCCGCATGGAAGAGGTGGACTGCAGCCTATGATGTAAGGCCAGCCCAGGCATCAATACTCCTACTCACCAGGATCTAGGTCTCCAACACATAGCTGGGATGACCAGCAGGCAACACCACTGCCACCACCACGGCCTGCAAGTACTCCGCACGGAAGAGGTGGACTGCAGCCAATCATGTACGATGAGCCCAGGGATCGATACTCACCAGAACCTAGGTCTCCAACACATAGCTGGGATGACAGCTTCAATACATTCTCTCAAGAGAGCTAGGACAGAGACTCCCAGTCACATTGTTAATCTCCTCCTAAAAGGCAGATACCAGCCATGTGCATACTTAGGCCTATGTTCTGTTTTAAAAAGGGAAACGTTTATGTATGCACTATTTGCACTTCTTTGTTGTTGCAGTTATTTTGCATTGCACCTTGTATTTCATATTTTTGCTATTCAGTGGATATTGTAATTGGGAGGGATATGCCATTTTTTGTTTACATGCATTGCTCTGGCTGTTCAtctcacctacaacaggtgcaccatgccttgctgtgactgttaatgtcaccttgAATAATTATAAATAAGACTAAACAAAGAACAGTGTGTCTTATGTACCTTGAGTAAAATGAATATACAATATACAGCACCTGGTGATCTTGCTGCTCCCTTAATGTAATGAAATACAGGCCTACATCTGTGGAGCATCATGATCACCAGTGTGCTGGAGTTTCTTTACACTATAGTATACTGCTTTTCTTCATGCACCTGCTTACACAATACAACATTTTTCAATAACTTACCTTAGAGTGACAGCTAGTCTTTGCTTTGCCTCTATTGGGGCCCTGTAGTTGGTCGTCTGCTTGGTGAGGTCTGGGCCAACAAAAGACAGAAGAGTCTCCATCTCTTCTGCACTCATCCGGAAGTATCAGTGATGTCGACACGGTCCAAGAGCAGCTCCTGGACAAGGTGGTAGTATTGCCCATGCTCCCTTCTCAGCACATTTATGGGATGCACCCATAACCACCTCCTCCTTACCTGTCTGCGCCTCAATAACACAAGGGTGACCAACTTTTGTTTTAGCAGGTGGTGTCTGTTAATCCATGCTGTTTAGAAAAGCATACATCAagtattgtttatttttttacttgtTTGGATGAGTATAATATTACAGTTTCTTATTTCATGGGCTTTTATTCAGTAAATGCATTGTTTATATCTCATACCAGAGTGGTTTGGTTGTATGATGAAAGAGACTGGCTAATTATAGTATTCAGCCTAACATCATGTATACTATAGGAATATAGCCTAACATCATGTATACTATAGGAATATGGGATTATTTGAGAGGAAAGTGTCTAGAGGTGTAAAACTACAATTTGCACTTATTAAATTATACTCCTGTCCTGGCAATATCACTATTGTACAATTTGCAATCATGTACTTACTTATTACCCATGTTACCACTCCTCAATGAAAATGTCACTGAAAATGTAGGCAAGAAAAGGCGCTAACGAGATCGTCCCCCCCAAAGTAatatcattggttcagagtttgttttgatatttcaacctgcgtgtcccgATCGTTTCTGCTGTGGGTGAACAAAATCAACAGCGGACGCACGTTCGGTTTGGTCAgcaagacactgcatctcagtgcttgaggcgtcactacagacaccctggttcacaaccagctgtgattgggagtcccataggacggcgcacaattagcccagcgtcgtccgggtttggtcgtcattgtaaataagaatttgttcttagctgacttgcctggtagaagaaaaattataataattgctTAAAGTTCAGAATGTCTCCAAAACCATATCAATGTCTAGACAGAGCATTTGGGCATCGTCGGGGCAGAAAGGTACGTGGAATGACTCCAATGCAATGCAAGCAAGCAGGTCGGATCTGCTGAATACCAATTACAGGTGAATCAGGCTATAATTGCATGTTAATTAGGTTACCAGTACCAGCTAATGGTCCCCAGTGAACCCCAAACCAATAAAGTGTGTAAGTAGGCTAAGTATGTAAATCCCACATCCTATAAGGCTTGCACTGATGAGTAATAGTAAATAGGCTAGTGTTTTGCATTCTACCAATCACCTGTTCCAGATGCAATCTTATTCAAACTTTAAGCTCTTAGCCTAGGCTATATCGTAATTAGTTCCAACCACAGTTCAGGAACAATAACTAAGAATATAGGACTGTCTCCACCACTCTGAAATGCGACACAAGCGAATCCTGACATAATTCTAGTAATAGCGCGTTTCCGCATTGGATCAGCTGATTCGGAGGAAGTATGCGGAAGAAGTAAATTCGAAACCTCAAGTAACCAAACAAAATAGTGACCTTTCTGGAAAGCTACTGACAGTAaagttttttaaattattttaaagCAGAAGAGTATCTGTACCAGTTCCACTCCAGTAGTTATTTCACAGAGGTAGCCTAGTAACTGAACGGTCATCATCATGGCATGCAGCGACTCTATGGTCACCATGAATGGAACCCAAGTAAGTGTGAATAATTTCCAACATTTAGTGTAGGTTGCATTTCTCGTATGCAATTATAAACGAACAGTATACAGTAGGATAGTTATCAGTGTATGTCGCTCAGGTTTTGTTTTTCGTGCATTTCTGGTAGGCTACGCTGCATTGCCTCCATTGTCATGTGCTGCTACTGTCATGTGACTTAAATAACTTTTCAGAACAGTTGCGGAACTGTAGTGTTTTGGCAGGTAGAATGCAAACTCGTTTTTATAAAGTTTGAAACACATCACTGCAGCGCAGATATGGCTTTATCATCTAGTCTATTCGATGGTGTTTTATCAATGTGTCGAAGCTGAGCAGTGAGTACAGTTGTGTGCACAGGGCAGGTGTACAGAGTCAATATACTACCGTGCACCTTAAAGGTTACAGA
This portion of the Salvelinus namaycush isolate Seneca chromosome 22, SaNama_1.0, whole genome shotgun sequence genome encodes:
- the LOC120017760 gene encoding zinc finger protein 503-like, with the translated sequence MITSPSVSALSNSNTHLIWESIDSRNNINKPFLHSVPPSDHLRQAKRVPIKVLRMLTARSGHILHPEYLQPLPSTPISPIELDAKKSPLALLAQTCSQIGKPDPPPSSKLSSVTSNGSSDKESKSGPLKMSDIGGDDKSSFKPYSKPSDKKDSSSGVSSGEKTGFRVPSATCQPFTPRTGSPNSSTSASPMPSEGKCGDREDKKDSDCNKNGTTDGSGTTNSHSRISVSCGGINVEVNQHQETPGSKALSSESSSITPVSSASVLGSGLVAPVSPYKPGQTVFPLPPAGMHYPGSLGAYAGYPQHYLPHGGSLVNAQLASMGCSKAGSSPLAGASPPSIMSASLCRDPYCLSYHCASHLAGAASASQQCHDNAMKSGYHHMYPTHLLHGMHSSPQSFSGHPLYPYGFMLPNDPLPHVCNWVSANGPCDKRFSSSEELLIHLRTHTAFTGAEKLISGYPSSSSLASAAAAAMACHMHMPQSGGPGSPGTLTLRSPHHALGLSSRYHPYSKSPLPTGAPVPVPAATGPYYSPYALYGQRLTTASALGYQ